The following are encoded together in the Buteo buteo chromosome 2, bButBut1.hap1.1, whole genome shotgun sequence genome:
- the MRGBP gene encoding MRG/MORF4L-binding protein, giving the protein MGEAEGGSAAAVEKPPLPATGPGAAAAVAAAAAAVAAAAAAAAAAPEPGAPAEEAVVVWSPEVEVCLFHAMLGHKPVGVNRHFHMICIRDKFSQNIGRQISSKVIWDHLSTMYDMQALHESEILPFPNIEKNFALPDEMIQEVREGKVMIEEEVKEEIKEEMETHAGPEEVFAPSGSLGKTTEKPSSKEKEKSSSDSGSKEGSDKRKRNRVTEKVLNANSNPSSPSAAKRRRT; this is encoded by the exons ATGGGCGAGGCGGAGGGCGGCTCGGCGGCCGCTGTGGAGAAGCCGCCGCTGCCCGCGACCGGGCCGGGGGCCGCCGCGGCCgtcgctgccgccgccgctgccgttgcggccgccgcggcggcagcggccgccgcTCCGGAGCCCGGCGCGCCGGCGGAGGAGGCGGTGGTGGTGTGGAGCCCTGAAGtggaggtttgccttttccacGCCATGCTGGGCCACAAGCCCGTAG GTGTGAATCGCCATTTCCACATGATTTGTATCCGAGATAAATTCAGCCAGAATATTGGACGGCAGATTTCATCCAAAGTGATTTGGGACCATCTGAGCACCATGTATGATATGCAAGCTCTT caCGAGTCTGAGATTCTTCCGTTCCCTAATATAGAGAAGAATTTTGCTCTTCCTGATGAAATGATTCAAGAAGTGAGAGAAG GAAAAGTAATGATAGAAGAAGAagtgaaagaggaaataaaagaagagaTGGAAACGCATGCAGGTCCAGAAGAAG TTTTTGCACCCTCTGGAAGTTTaggaaaaacaactgaaaagccaagcagcaaagagaaagagaaaagttcaTCAGATTCTGGGTCCAAAGAAGGATCTGATAAGAGGAAGCGCAACAGAGTCACTGAAAAGGTCTTAAACGCAAACAGTAATCCTTCCAGTCCAAGTGCTGCAAAACGACGCAGAACATAA
- the OGFR gene encoding opioid growth factor receptor isoform X2, with protein MAAWLGFRAEEDEAEDEACFWRYDSTWEEEEEEDGGSDDDDDEGEPEGAEAAAGEEPEEQPVPSWVQGCRQAQEQRSNLSPLSQRGFQFSGRRNWNAAKDLQRYRHRYPGLTESENEEEEEMWNLSFYKNEICFLPQGLHIETLLESWWDNYEVLEENHSYIQWLFPLREHGMNWRAKPLTCQEIQAFRKSKEVMQRFIRAYQLMLRFYGILLVNEETGELKRAENWAERFQNLNRFSHNNLRITRILKCLGEMGYEHYQVHLVKFFLTETLVKETLPNVKRSALDYFLFTIRSKWKRRELVHYAWRHFKPRGSFVWGPHDKLLKYRPRSAKSQLHQKAEDKQETPGEKSDDSVEKDENQSLEEEQKAGDAADSQPKVNDEDVKEKISECVLKGGDSEEEKEASFTQQEQKDLNSEAEEVQGTAENDCTKESKKRKLDANMADAKKSGPLKSPTDIENISRNLGECAIDAEIPSSVPLLQTEEEQETLKEGNAGTKGSTVPETADAAVKRRKVDKKTSRTRTFNLAINLNMNTGPSVSSAKLNPSVASAEAEKENVSENNATVEVTTEKGGSDANGGAERLPVGSRFPKTDWTSPISDGLESSKDQVTARSHQYHCNSTVLAGKSEVDGVEQHKKAEKASEKGQAEVTGKKQVPESLEQSMASICPEEDSAEVVTQKPESSEHAAEPDKEQVAAE; from the exons ATGGCGGCCTGGCTCGGCTTCAGGGCGGAGGAGGACGAGGCGGAGGACGAGGCTTGCTTCTGGAGGTACGACTCCacctgggaggaggaggaggaggaggatggcggCAgcgatgatgatgatgatgaaggcGAGCCGGAGGGAGCGGAGGCGGCAGCCGGGGAGGAGCCGGAGGAGCAGCCGGTGCCGAGCTGGGTGCAGGGCTGCCGGCAGGCCCAG GAGCAAAGATCAAATTTGTCACCACTGTCTCAGAGGGGTTTTCAG TTCTCAGGCAGGCGCAACTGGAATGCAGCAAAAGACTTGCAGAGATACAGACATCGTTACCCG GGTCTGACAGAATCAgaaaatgaggaggaagaagagatgtGGAACTTaagcttttataaaaatgagatttgttTTTTGCCCCAGG gtttgCATATTGAAACTCTGCTTGAATCTTGGTGGGACAACTATGAAGTTCTGGAAGAAAACCATTCTTACATACAGTG gcTATTCCCTTTACGTGAACATGGGATGAATTGGCGTGCCAAACCACTCACGTGTCAAGAAATCCAG gcCTTTAGGAAGTCCAAGGAAGTTATGCAAAGGTTTATACGTGCTTATCAGCTCATGCTGAGATTTTATGGAATCCTTCTGGTCAATGAGGAAACTGGAGAACTTAAGAGAGCAGAGAATTGGGCTGAACGATTTCAAAACTTGAACCG GTTCAGCCACAACAATTTGCGGATTACTCGCATCCTGAAGTGCCTGGGGGAGATGGGTTATGAACACTATCAAGTGCACTTGGTAAAGTTTTTCCTAACAGAAACTCTTGTTAAGGAGACATTACCAAATGTCAAGAGAAGTGCCTTGGATTACTTCCTGTTCACCATCAGAAGCaaatggaagagaagagaaCTAGTTCACTACGCTTGGCGACACTTCAAGCCTCGAGGCAGCTTTGTGTGGGGGCCGCATGACAAACTCTTGAAGTACAGACCCCGCTCTGCCAAGTCACAGCTGCACCAAAAGGCTGAAGATAAACAGGAAACCCCTGGTGAAAAATCTGATGATTCTGTGGAAAAGGATGAGAACCAGTCTCtagaggaagaacagaaagctgGAGATGCTGCAGACTCACAGCCTAAAGTGAATGATGAAGATGTAAAAGAGAAGATAAGTGAATGTGTTTTGAAAGGAGGAGATagtgaagaggagaaagaggctTCATTTacacagcaggagcagaaggaTTTAAACAGTGAGGCTGAAGAAGTGCAGGGTACAGCAGAGAATGACTGCACAAAGGagagcaagaagagaaaactgGATGCAAATATGGCAGATGCTAAAAAGAGTGGACCATTGAAAAGCCCTACTGATATTGAAAACATTTCCCGTAATCTGGGAGAATGTGCAATTGATGCAGAAATCCCCTCCTCAGTTCCGCTCTTGCAAACAGAAGAGGAGcaggaaacactgaaagaaGGCAATGCAGGCACCAAAGGCTCAACAGTGCCGGAGACCGCTGATGCAGCTGTAAAACGGAGGAAAGTTGATAAAAAAACATCGAGAACCAGAACGTTCAACTTGGCCATAAACCTGAACATGAACACTGGGCCCTCTGTCTCTAGTGCCAAGTTAAATCCATCTGTTGCAAGTGCCGAGGCTGAAAAAGAGAACGTCAGTGAGAACAACGCAACTGTGGAAGTGACAACTGAGAAGGGTGGTAGTGATgcaaatggtggggctgagAGACTCCCGGTGGGTTCCAGGTTCCCCAAGACTGACTGGACTTCTCCAATAAGTGATGGCTTGGAGTCGAGTAAAGATCAAGTCACAGCAAGGAGTCATCAGTACCACTGCAACAGCACGGTCCTGGCAGGCAAAAGTGAGGTGGATGGGGTAGAACAgcataaaaaggcagaaaaagcaagtgaaaaaggGCAAGCAGAAGTCACAGGCAAGAAACAAGTTCCAGAGAGTCTTGAGCAGAGCATGGCATCCATTTGTCCTGAAGAAGACAGCGCTGAGGTCGTAACACAAAAACCTGAAAGCTCTGAGCATGCAGCAGAACCTGATAAAGAGCAGGTAGCAGCAGAATGA
- the OGFR gene encoding opioid growth factor receptor isoform X3, whose product MAAWLGFRAEEDEAEDEACFWRYDSTWEEEEEEDGGSDDDDDEGEPEGAEAAAGEEPEEQPVPSWVQGCRQAQFSGRRNWNAAKDLQRYRHRYPGLTESENEEEEEMWNLSFYKNEICFLPQGLHIETLLESWWDNYEVLEENHSYIQWLFPLREHGMNWRAKPLTCQEIQAFRKSKEVMQRFIRAYQLMLRFYGILLVNEETGELKRAENWAERFQNLNRFSHNNLRITRILKCLGEMGYEHYQVHLVKFFLTETLVKETLPNVKRSALDYFLFTIRSKWKRRELVHYAWRHFKPRGSFVWGPHDKLLKYRPRSAKSQLHQKAEDKQETPGEKSDDSVEKDENQSLEEEQKAGDAADSQPKVNDEDVKEKISECVLKGGDSEEEKEASFTQQEQKDLNSEAEEVQGTAENDCTKESKKRKLDANMADAKKSGPLKSPTDIENISRNLGECAIDAEIPSSVPLLQTEEEQETLKEGNAGTKGSTVPETADAAVKRRKVDKKTSRTRTFNLAINLNMNTGPSVSSAKLNPSVASAEAEKENVSENNATVEVTTEKGGSDANGGAERLPVGSRFPKTDWTSPISDGLESSKDQVTARSHQYHCNSTVLAGKSEVDGVEQHKKAEKASEKGQAEVTGKKQVPESLEQSMASICPEEDSAEVVTQKPESSEHAAEPDKEQVAAE is encoded by the exons ATGGCGGCCTGGCTCGGCTTCAGGGCGGAGGAGGACGAGGCGGAGGACGAGGCTTGCTTCTGGAGGTACGACTCCacctgggaggaggaggaggaggaggatggcggCAgcgatgatgatgatgatgaaggcGAGCCGGAGGGAGCGGAGGCGGCAGCCGGGGAGGAGCCGGAGGAGCAGCCGGTGCCGAGCTGGGTGCAGGGCTGCCGGCAGGCCCAG TTCTCAGGCAGGCGCAACTGGAATGCAGCAAAAGACTTGCAGAGATACAGACATCGTTACCCG GGTCTGACAGAATCAgaaaatgaggaggaagaagagatgtGGAACTTaagcttttataaaaatgagatttgttTTTTGCCCCAGG gtttgCATATTGAAACTCTGCTTGAATCTTGGTGGGACAACTATGAAGTTCTGGAAGAAAACCATTCTTACATACAGTG gcTATTCCCTTTACGTGAACATGGGATGAATTGGCGTGCCAAACCACTCACGTGTCAAGAAATCCAG gcCTTTAGGAAGTCCAAGGAAGTTATGCAAAGGTTTATACGTGCTTATCAGCTCATGCTGAGATTTTATGGAATCCTTCTGGTCAATGAGGAAACTGGAGAACTTAAGAGAGCAGAGAATTGGGCTGAACGATTTCAAAACTTGAACCG GTTCAGCCACAACAATTTGCGGATTACTCGCATCCTGAAGTGCCTGGGGGAGATGGGTTATGAACACTATCAAGTGCACTTGGTAAAGTTTTTCCTAACAGAAACTCTTGTTAAGGAGACATTACCAAATGTCAAGAGAAGTGCCTTGGATTACTTCCTGTTCACCATCAGAAGCaaatggaagagaagagaaCTAGTTCACTACGCTTGGCGACACTTCAAGCCTCGAGGCAGCTTTGTGTGGGGGCCGCATGACAAACTCTTGAAGTACAGACCCCGCTCTGCCAAGTCACAGCTGCACCAAAAGGCTGAAGATAAACAGGAAACCCCTGGTGAAAAATCTGATGATTCTGTGGAAAAGGATGAGAACCAGTCTCtagaggaagaacagaaagctgGAGATGCTGCAGACTCACAGCCTAAAGTGAATGATGAAGATGTAAAAGAGAAGATAAGTGAATGTGTTTTGAAAGGAGGAGATagtgaagaggagaaagaggctTCATTTacacagcaggagcagaaggaTTTAAACAGTGAGGCTGAAGAAGTGCAGGGTACAGCAGAGAATGACTGCACAAAGGagagcaagaagagaaaactgGATGCAAATATGGCAGATGCTAAAAAGAGTGGACCATTGAAAAGCCCTACTGATATTGAAAACATTTCCCGTAATCTGGGAGAATGTGCAATTGATGCAGAAATCCCCTCCTCAGTTCCGCTCTTGCAAACAGAAGAGGAGcaggaaacactgaaagaaGGCAATGCAGGCACCAAAGGCTCAACAGTGCCGGAGACCGCTGATGCAGCTGTAAAACGGAGGAAAGTTGATAAAAAAACATCGAGAACCAGAACGTTCAACTTGGCCATAAACCTGAACATGAACACTGGGCCCTCTGTCTCTAGTGCCAAGTTAAATCCATCTGTTGCAAGTGCCGAGGCTGAAAAAGAGAACGTCAGTGAGAACAACGCAACTGTGGAAGTGACAACTGAGAAGGGTGGTAGTGATgcaaatggtggggctgagAGACTCCCGGTGGGTTCCAGGTTCCCCAAGACTGACTGGACTTCTCCAATAAGTGATGGCTTGGAGTCGAGTAAAGATCAAGTCACAGCAAGGAGTCATCAGTACCACTGCAACAGCACGGTCCTGGCAGGCAAAAGTGAGGTGGATGGGGTAGAACAgcataaaaaggcagaaaaagcaagtgaaaaaggGCAAGCAGAAGTCACAGGCAAGAAACAAGTTCCAGAGAGTCTTGAGCAGAGCATGGCATCCATTTGTCCTGAAGAAGACAGCGCTGAGGTCGTAACACAAAAACCTGAAAGCTCTGAGCATGCAGCAGAACCTGATAAAGAGCAGGTAGCAGCAGAATGA
- the OGFR gene encoding opioid growth factor receptor isoform X1, giving the protein MAAWLGFRAEEDEAEDEACFWRYDSTWEEEEEEDGGSDDDDDEGEPEGAEAAAGEEPEEQPVPSWVQGCRQAQPRWYTLWQKLVMFLFNTEEQRSNLSPLSQRGFQFSGRRNWNAAKDLQRYRHRYPGLTESENEEEEEMWNLSFYKNEICFLPQGLHIETLLESWWDNYEVLEENHSYIQWLFPLREHGMNWRAKPLTCQEIQAFRKSKEVMQRFIRAYQLMLRFYGILLVNEETGELKRAENWAERFQNLNRFSHNNLRITRILKCLGEMGYEHYQVHLVKFFLTETLVKETLPNVKRSALDYFLFTIRSKWKRRELVHYAWRHFKPRGSFVWGPHDKLLKYRPRSAKSQLHQKAEDKQETPGEKSDDSVEKDENQSLEEEQKAGDAADSQPKVNDEDVKEKISECVLKGGDSEEEKEASFTQQEQKDLNSEAEEVQGTAENDCTKESKKRKLDANMADAKKSGPLKSPTDIENISRNLGECAIDAEIPSSVPLLQTEEEQETLKEGNAGTKGSTVPETADAAVKRRKVDKKTSRTRTFNLAINLNMNTGPSVSSAKLNPSVASAEAEKENVSENNATVEVTTEKGGSDANGGAERLPVGSRFPKTDWTSPISDGLESSKDQVTARSHQYHCNSTVLAGKSEVDGVEQHKKAEKASEKGQAEVTGKKQVPESLEQSMASICPEEDSAEVVTQKPESSEHAAEPDKEQVAAE; this is encoded by the exons ATGGCGGCCTGGCTCGGCTTCAGGGCGGAGGAGGACGAGGCGGAGGACGAGGCTTGCTTCTGGAGGTACGACTCCacctgggaggaggaggaggaggaggatggcggCAgcgatgatgatgatgatgaaggcGAGCCGGAGGGAGCGGAGGCGGCAGCCGGGGAGGAGCCGGAGGAGCAGCCGGTGCCGAGCTGGGTGCAGGGCTGCCGGCAGGCCCAG CCTAGATGGTATACTTTATGGCAGAAGCTGGTAATGTTTTTATTCAATACTGAG GAGCAAAGATCAAATTTGTCACCACTGTCTCAGAGGGGTTTTCAG TTCTCAGGCAGGCGCAACTGGAATGCAGCAAAAGACTTGCAGAGATACAGACATCGTTACCCG GGTCTGACAGAATCAgaaaatgaggaggaagaagagatgtGGAACTTaagcttttataaaaatgagatttgttTTTTGCCCCAGG gtttgCATATTGAAACTCTGCTTGAATCTTGGTGGGACAACTATGAAGTTCTGGAAGAAAACCATTCTTACATACAGTG gcTATTCCCTTTACGTGAACATGGGATGAATTGGCGTGCCAAACCACTCACGTGTCAAGAAATCCAG gcCTTTAGGAAGTCCAAGGAAGTTATGCAAAGGTTTATACGTGCTTATCAGCTCATGCTGAGATTTTATGGAATCCTTCTGGTCAATGAGGAAACTGGAGAACTTAAGAGAGCAGAGAATTGGGCTGAACGATTTCAAAACTTGAACCG GTTCAGCCACAACAATTTGCGGATTACTCGCATCCTGAAGTGCCTGGGGGAGATGGGTTATGAACACTATCAAGTGCACTTGGTAAAGTTTTTCCTAACAGAAACTCTTGTTAAGGAGACATTACCAAATGTCAAGAGAAGTGCCTTGGATTACTTCCTGTTCACCATCAGAAGCaaatggaagagaagagaaCTAGTTCACTACGCTTGGCGACACTTCAAGCCTCGAGGCAGCTTTGTGTGGGGGCCGCATGACAAACTCTTGAAGTACAGACCCCGCTCTGCCAAGTCACAGCTGCACCAAAAGGCTGAAGATAAACAGGAAACCCCTGGTGAAAAATCTGATGATTCTGTGGAAAAGGATGAGAACCAGTCTCtagaggaagaacagaaagctgGAGATGCTGCAGACTCACAGCCTAAAGTGAATGATGAAGATGTAAAAGAGAAGATAAGTGAATGTGTTTTGAAAGGAGGAGATagtgaagaggagaaagaggctTCATTTacacagcaggagcagaaggaTTTAAACAGTGAGGCTGAAGAAGTGCAGGGTACAGCAGAGAATGACTGCACAAAGGagagcaagaagagaaaactgGATGCAAATATGGCAGATGCTAAAAAGAGTGGACCATTGAAAAGCCCTACTGATATTGAAAACATTTCCCGTAATCTGGGAGAATGTGCAATTGATGCAGAAATCCCCTCCTCAGTTCCGCTCTTGCAAACAGAAGAGGAGcaggaaacactgaaagaaGGCAATGCAGGCACCAAAGGCTCAACAGTGCCGGAGACCGCTGATGCAGCTGTAAAACGGAGGAAAGTTGATAAAAAAACATCGAGAACCAGAACGTTCAACTTGGCCATAAACCTGAACATGAACACTGGGCCCTCTGTCTCTAGTGCCAAGTTAAATCCATCTGTTGCAAGTGCCGAGGCTGAAAAAGAGAACGTCAGTGAGAACAACGCAACTGTGGAAGTGACAACTGAGAAGGGTGGTAGTGATgcaaatggtggggctgagAGACTCCCGGTGGGTTCCAGGTTCCCCAAGACTGACTGGACTTCTCCAATAAGTGATGGCTTGGAGTCGAGTAAAGATCAAGTCACAGCAAGGAGTCATCAGTACCACTGCAACAGCACGGTCCTGGCAGGCAAAAGTGAGGTGGATGGGGTAGAACAgcataaaaaggcagaaaaagcaagtgaaaaaggGCAAGCAGAAGTCACAGGCAAGAAACAAGTTCCAGAGAGTCTTGAGCAGAGCATGGCATCCATTTGTCCTGAAGAAGACAGCGCTGAGGTCGTAACACAAAAACCTGAAAGCTCTGAGCATGCAGCAGAACCTGATAAAGAGCAGGTAGCAGCAGAATGA
- the OGFR gene encoding opioid growth factor receptor isoform X4 yields the protein MFLFNTEEQRSNLSPLSQRGFQFSGRRNWNAAKDLQRYRHRYPGLTESENEEEEEMWNLSFYKNEICFLPQGLHIETLLESWWDNYEVLEENHSYIQWLFPLREHGMNWRAKPLTCQEIQAFRKSKEVMQRFIRAYQLMLRFYGILLVNEETGELKRAENWAERFQNLNRFSHNNLRITRILKCLGEMGYEHYQVHLVKFFLTETLVKETLPNVKRSALDYFLFTIRSKWKRRELVHYAWRHFKPRGSFVWGPHDKLLKYRPRSAKSQLHQKAEDKQETPGEKSDDSVEKDENQSLEEEQKAGDAADSQPKVNDEDVKEKISECVLKGGDSEEEKEASFTQQEQKDLNSEAEEVQGTAENDCTKESKKRKLDANMADAKKSGPLKSPTDIENISRNLGECAIDAEIPSSVPLLQTEEEQETLKEGNAGTKGSTVPETADAAVKRRKVDKKTSRTRTFNLAINLNMNTGPSVSSAKLNPSVASAEAEKENVSENNATVEVTTEKGGSDANGGAERLPVGSRFPKTDWTSPISDGLESSKDQVTARSHQYHCNSTVLAGKSEVDGVEQHKKAEKASEKGQAEVTGKKQVPESLEQSMASICPEEDSAEVVTQKPESSEHAAEPDKEQVAAE from the exons ATGTTTTTATTCAATACTGAG GAGCAAAGATCAAATTTGTCACCACTGTCTCAGAGGGGTTTTCAG TTCTCAGGCAGGCGCAACTGGAATGCAGCAAAAGACTTGCAGAGATACAGACATCGTTACCCG GGTCTGACAGAATCAgaaaatgaggaggaagaagagatgtGGAACTTaagcttttataaaaatgagatttgttTTTTGCCCCAGG gtttgCATATTGAAACTCTGCTTGAATCTTGGTGGGACAACTATGAAGTTCTGGAAGAAAACCATTCTTACATACAGTG gcTATTCCCTTTACGTGAACATGGGATGAATTGGCGTGCCAAACCACTCACGTGTCAAGAAATCCAG gcCTTTAGGAAGTCCAAGGAAGTTATGCAAAGGTTTATACGTGCTTATCAGCTCATGCTGAGATTTTATGGAATCCTTCTGGTCAATGAGGAAACTGGAGAACTTAAGAGAGCAGAGAATTGGGCTGAACGATTTCAAAACTTGAACCG GTTCAGCCACAACAATTTGCGGATTACTCGCATCCTGAAGTGCCTGGGGGAGATGGGTTATGAACACTATCAAGTGCACTTGGTAAAGTTTTTCCTAACAGAAACTCTTGTTAAGGAGACATTACCAAATGTCAAGAGAAGTGCCTTGGATTACTTCCTGTTCACCATCAGAAGCaaatggaagagaagagaaCTAGTTCACTACGCTTGGCGACACTTCAAGCCTCGAGGCAGCTTTGTGTGGGGGCCGCATGACAAACTCTTGAAGTACAGACCCCGCTCTGCCAAGTCACAGCTGCACCAAAAGGCTGAAGATAAACAGGAAACCCCTGGTGAAAAATCTGATGATTCTGTGGAAAAGGATGAGAACCAGTCTCtagaggaagaacagaaagctgGAGATGCTGCAGACTCACAGCCTAAAGTGAATGATGAAGATGTAAAAGAGAAGATAAGTGAATGTGTTTTGAAAGGAGGAGATagtgaagaggagaaagaggctTCATTTacacagcaggagcagaaggaTTTAAACAGTGAGGCTGAAGAAGTGCAGGGTACAGCAGAGAATGACTGCACAAAGGagagcaagaagagaaaactgGATGCAAATATGGCAGATGCTAAAAAGAGTGGACCATTGAAAAGCCCTACTGATATTGAAAACATTTCCCGTAATCTGGGAGAATGTGCAATTGATGCAGAAATCCCCTCCTCAGTTCCGCTCTTGCAAACAGAAGAGGAGcaggaaacactgaaagaaGGCAATGCAGGCACCAAAGGCTCAACAGTGCCGGAGACCGCTGATGCAGCTGTAAAACGGAGGAAAGTTGATAAAAAAACATCGAGAACCAGAACGTTCAACTTGGCCATAAACCTGAACATGAACACTGGGCCCTCTGTCTCTAGTGCCAAGTTAAATCCATCTGTTGCAAGTGCCGAGGCTGAAAAAGAGAACGTCAGTGAGAACAACGCAACTGTGGAAGTGACAACTGAGAAGGGTGGTAGTGATgcaaatggtggggctgagAGACTCCCGGTGGGTTCCAGGTTCCCCAAGACTGACTGGACTTCTCCAATAAGTGATGGCTTGGAGTCGAGTAAAGATCAAGTCACAGCAAGGAGTCATCAGTACCACTGCAACAGCACGGTCCTGGCAGGCAAAAGTGAGGTGGATGGGGTAGAACAgcataaaaaggcagaaaaagcaagtgaaaaaggGCAAGCAGAAGTCACAGGCAAGAAACAAGTTCCAGAGAGTCTTGAGCAGAGCATGGCATCCATTTGTCCTGAAGAAGACAGCGCTGAGGTCGTAACACAAAAACCTGAAAGCTCTGAGCATGCAGCAGAACCTGATAAAGAGCAGGTAGCAGCAGAATGA